A part of Drosophila bipectinata strain 14024-0381.07 chromosome 3L, DbipHiC1v2, whole genome shotgun sequence genomic DNA contains:
- the spz5 gene encoding protein spaetzle 5 translates to MTKSIKCPPASSCNRVLLTYVILAYTVAAHSSPPPCGLYGAPPCQFLPAPPGQTPTCARPGKTYCEHADNYPTYLIKSLVRKWGYEAATLLVDETWEDFAAVAWHDTPVFYDPKSIFPTRDPNGQDFNGYNYQTPFGGTPQRVAGGGGGNSYFASSPSTEAPTYLLYTSSGGGGQRSGQRYNHQGGASTSGGQLFFNQGGKSTPYNATLWLKRLVRDLSRKVDKPQDQPEEKDESKKEVEKPEEEEEHTLSKRDVSLNMDLLDIVGVDSPNAAQPLMKRSRTKRQSPGRSTLCQTTSQFITPQAALNSRGNWMFVVNEQNTARQMVKAELCASNTCSNLCELPNGYNSRCEQKFVQKRLIALQGNGQNLYTDTFWFPSCCVCTIAAN, encoded by the exons ATGACAAAGAGTATTAAATGTCCGCCCGCTTCTAGTTGTAACCGCGTTCTCCTTACCTATGTG ATATTAGCTTATACTGTAGCAGCACACAGCTCGCCCCCGCCATGCGGATTGTATGGAGCGCCGCCTTGCCAGTTCCTTCCGGCCCCTCCGGGACAGACGCCAACCTGTGCCCGGCCCGGAAAGACGTACTGCGAGCATGCCGATAATTATCCCAC GTATCTCATAAAAAGTCTGGTCCGCAAGTGGGGCTATGAGGCTGCCACACTTCTGGTGGACGAGACGTGGGAGGACTTTGCAGCAGTGGCGTGGCACGACACCCCGGTCTTCTACGATCCCAAGTCCATCTTTCCGACACGCGATCCCAATGGCCAGGATTTCAATGGCTACAACTACCAAACCCCCTTCGGAGGCACACCCCAAAGAGTAGCcggaggtggtggtgggaACTCTTACTTTGCCAGCAGCCCATCGACGGAGGCCCCAAC GTATCTGCTGTACACATCCTCTGGCGGCGGAGGACAGCGCTCGGGACAGCGGTATAATCATCAAGGTGGCGCCTCCACATCCGGAGGACAGTTGTTCTTTAACCAGGGCGGCAAGTCCACTCCGTACAACGCCACGCTGTGGCTGAAGCGTTTGGTAAGGGATCTCAGTCGCAAGGTGGACAAGCCCCAAGACCAACCGGAGGAGAAAGACGAGTCGAAGAAGGAGGTGGAGAAGcctgaggaggaggaggagcataCGCTAAGCAAGCGCGATGTCTCGCTCAACATGGATCTCTTGGACATTGTGGGCGTGGACTCCCCCAATGCCGCCCAGCCGCTGATGAAGCGTTCACGCACCAAGCGCCAAAGTCCTGGACGCTCGACGCTCTGCCAGACCACCTCGCAGTTCATCACTCCCCAGGCGGCGCTCAACAGTCGGGGCAACTGGATGTTTGTGGTCAACGAGCAGAACACTGCCCGTCAGATGGTGAAGGCGGAGCTGTGCGC CTCGAACACCTGCTCCAACCTGTGCGAACTGCCCAACGGCTACAACTCGAGATGCGAGCAGAAGTTTGTGCAAAAACGCTTAATTGCGCTCCAGGGCAACGGACAGAATCTGTACACGGACACGTTCTGGTTTCCCAGTTGCTGCGTCTGCACGATAGCCGCCAATTAA